The Flavobacterium piscisymbiosum genome includes a region encoding these proteins:
- a CDS encoding pyridoxal phosphate-dependent aminotransferase, which produces MITTAKRLDIVKEYYFSSKLREVRQLMSEGKPIISMAIGSPDLSPSKAVIEAVAAAIQDENGHGYQSYQGLPELRKGMADFYQDQFGVALNPENEILPLMGSKEGIMHISLAFLNEGDHVLIPNPGYPTYTSVTNLVGAVPVYYDLKEANAWEPDFEALEKLDLSKVKIMWLGYPHMPTGARGSLALFEKLVAFAKKHNILLVNDNPYSFVLNDNPMSLLQIEGAKDVALELNSLSKTFNMAGWRVGMVLGNPEIIDAILKVKSNMDSGMFYGIQKGAVAALNCDKSWFEDQNKIYRRRRELTEKLAEKLGCKVYKEGVGLFVWAKLPEGIESSEKFIDEILYEKHIFITPGTIFGSNGEGYIRFSLCVKEEKVQEAIDRF; this is translated from the coding sequence ATGATTACAACAGCAAAACGATTAGACATAGTTAAGGAATACTACTTCTCATCAAAATTGAGAGAAGTGAGACAGCTAATGTCTGAGGGAAAACCGATTATCAGTATGGCAATAGGAAGCCCTGATTTGAGTCCGTCTAAAGCAGTAATTGAAGCGGTTGCCGCAGCAATTCAAGATGAAAACGGGCATGGTTATCAAAGCTATCAGGGATTACCGGAATTGAGAAAAGGGATGGCAGATTTCTATCAAGATCAGTTTGGTGTTGCGTTAAATCCAGAAAATGAGATTTTGCCTTTAATGGGGTCAAAAGAAGGGATTATGCATATTTCGTTAGCCTTTTTAAATGAAGGCGATCACGTTTTAATTCCGAACCCGGGTTATCCAACGTATACTTCGGTAACTAATTTAGTTGGAGCGGTTCCGGTTTATTATGATCTGAAAGAAGCTAATGCCTGGGAACCGGATTTTGAAGCTTTAGAAAAACTGGATCTTTCAAAAGTTAAAATTATGTGGCTGGGTTATCCGCACATGCCAACAGGAGCGAGAGGAAGTTTAGCGTTATTTGAAAAATTGGTTGCTTTTGCTAAAAAACACAACATATTATTGGTAAATGATAATCCGTATAGTTTTGTTTTGAATGATAATCCGATGAGTTTATTGCAGATTGAAGGTGCAAAAGATGTGGCTTTAGAATTAAATTCTCTTAGTAAAACGTTCAATATGGCAGGCTGGAGAGTTGGAATGGTTTTAGGAAATCCTGAAATTATCGATGCAATCCTAAAAGTAAAAAGCAACATGGACAGCGGAATGTTTTACGGAATTCAGAAAGGTGCAGTTGCAGCTTTAAACTGTGATAAATCCTGGTTTGAAGATCAAAACAAAATTTACAGACGCCGCAGAGAATTAACAGAAAAACTAGCAGAAAAATTAGGCTGTAAAGTTTATAAAGAAGGAGTTGGGCTTTTTGTTTGGGCAAAACTTCCGGAAGGAATCGAATCATCAGAGAAGTTCATTGACGAAATATTATACGAGAAACACATTTTTATCACACCGGGAACAATCTTCGGAAGTAATGGTGAAGGATACATTAGATTCTCGTTGTGTGTGAAAGAAGAAAAAGTACAAGAAGCGATTGATAGATTTTAG
- a CDS encoding prephenate dehydratase has protein sequence MTTKIAIQGIKGSFHHQVVKEYFSENVAIDECLSFEELVDSLLSGKSDQAVMAIENSIAGPIIPNYALIDKNNLHIIGEHYLSIHQNLMTLKGQKIEDIKEVHSHPMALLQCMDFLKQYPNIKLVEDKDTAETARRIQEKQLTGIAAIASKVASEMYDLEIIAPEIQTIKNNMTRFVIIKKQNSFLPENEINRASIKFELDHKRGSLAAVLNVMSDCKLNLTKIQSLPKIETPWKYSFFVDVTFEKYEDFAKAKSLLNIMAEYLKVLGEYKNTKPLSQS, from the coding sequence ATGACAACTAAAATTGCAATACAAGGTATTAAAGGTTCTTTTCATCATCAGGTTGTAAAAGAGTATTTCTCTGAAAATGTGGCTATTGATGAATGTTTGTCTTTTGAAGAATTGGTTGACAGCCTGCTTTCAGGAAAATCAGATCAGGCAGTAATGGCGATAGAAAATTCGATCGCCGGGCCAATTATTCCGAATTATGCTTTGATTGATAAGAATAATTTACACATAATTGGAGAGCATTATTTAAGCATTCACCAAAATTTAATGACTTTAAAAGGTCAAAAAATTGAAGATATAAAAGAAGTTCATTCGCACCCAATGGCATTATTACAATGCATGGATTTTTTGAAACAATATCCAAACATCAAATTGGTTGAAGATAAAGATACAGCAGAAACGGCAAGAAGAATTCAGGAAAAACAATTAACCGGAATTGCTGCAATAGCAAGTAAGGTAGCTTCGGAAATGTATGATTTGGAAATCATTGCGCCGGAAATTCAAACGATCAAAAACAACATGACTCGTTTTGTGATTATCAAAAAGCAAAATTCATTTTTGCCGGAAAACGAAATCAACAGAGCATCCATCAAATTTGAATTGGATCACAAAAGAGGAAGTTTGGCAGCGGTTTTGAATGTAATGAGTGATTGCAAATTGAATTTAACGAAAATTCAATCGCTTCCAAAAATTGAAACGCCTTGGAAATATTCATTTTTCGTAGATGTGACATTTGAGAAATACGAAGATTTTGCAAAAGCTAAATCGCTACTAAATATAATGGCAGAATATTTAAAGGTTTTGGGAGAATATAAAAATACGAAACCTTTGAGTCAGTCTTAA
- a CDS encoding DUF1501 domain-containing protein, which yields MNRRNFLTLTGTFTGGLLVLPDFLHAFGTQNNLVIGEQCIVFVQLNGGNDGLNTFIPYDNPLYYDLRTKIALNKDAVIGKNNGMAFHPSLKDFAQMQQNGDLTVIQNVGYPEPIRSHFRSQEIWQTAADSNKYINEGWLGRYLDLQCNGHQATAGINLDSIDNLALKGLEPNSITVKDPNRFKVKSDKEENVTLSDNPQLDFVRKIANSVTEGSDEIQKALAKSKSEISYPKTDLSKNLEWIGRLIKGNLNSKVYYTSLGGFDTHDNQLALHEKKLTDLNDALYSFYQDLKQAQLLQNVTIVVFSEFGRRVKDNGNGTDHGTAAPMFIIGGNNKGIILGNNPDLANLDNGDLKYEIDFRSVYASLLKEKMNFDYSKIGIRNTPVSGLFS from the coding sequence ATGAACAGAAGAAATTTTCTAACGCTTACAGGAACTTTTACTGGCGGATTGCTGGTGCTTCCTGATTTTTTACATGCTTTTGGTACACAAAATAATTTGGTAATCGGAGAGCAGTGTATCGTCTTTGTGCAGTTGAATGGAGGAAACGACGGATTGAATACTTTTATTCCATACGATAATCCTTTGTATTATGATTTAAGGACTAAAATTGCTTTGAATAAAGATGCAGTCATCGGAAAAAATAACGGAATGGCATTTCATCCCTCGTTAAAAGATTTTGCTCAAATGCAGCAAAACGGAGATTTAACCGTGATTCAGAATGTTGGATATCCGGAACCTATTCGATCTCATTTTCGTAGTCAGGAAATTTGGCAAACTGCAGCTGATTCGAATAAGTATATCAACGAAGGCTGGTTGGGGCGTTACCTTGATTTGCAATGCAACGGACATCAGGCAACGGCTGGAATCAATCTGGATTCGATCGATAATCTCGCATTAAAAGGATTAGAACCTAATTCAATAACGGTAAAAGATCCAAACCGATTCAAAGTAAAATCAGATAAAGAAGAAAATGTAACCTTATCAGATAATCCGCAATTAGATTTTGTTCGAAAAATAGCCAATTCAGTTACCGAAGGTTCAGATGAAATTCAGAAAGCTTTAGCGAAATCCAAATCAGAAATCAGTTATCCCAAAACCGATTTGTCTAAAAATCTGGAATGGATTGGAAGATTAATCAAAGGAAACCTGAACTCAAAAGTATATTACACTTCACTCGGAGGGTTTGATACGCATGATAATCAACTCGCCCTTCATGAGAAAAAATTAACAGATCTGAATGATGCATTGTATAGTTTTTATCAAGATTTAAAACAAGCGCAATTGCTTCAAAACGTTACAATTGTGGTATTTTCAGAATTTGGAAGACGTGTAAAAGACAATGGCAACGGAACTGATCACGGAACTGCCGCGCCAATGTTTATTATTGGAGGAAATAATAAAGGAATAATTTTAGGTAATAATCCTGATTTAGCGAATTTAGATAATGGCGATTTAAAATACGAAATTGATTTTAGAAGTGTTTATGCTTCTTTATTAAAAGAGAAAATGAATTTTGATTACTCTAAAATTGGAATTAGGAATACTCCGGTTTCTGGGTTGTTTTCTTAA
- a CDS encoding DUF1800 domain-containing protein yields the protein MKKSNLWSLRLGFSGKESDKIEKLGLEKFLKHSYDSKFDTQLPAFLNDDPKTLLELKELRESIKTADSEFKKKALKKEIYSAVELKKWWISKMRNDEFPLRENMVCFWHNHFVSTTQKVKVNYWIYQHNMILREHAFGNFKELTKQIVRSNAMVKYLDNVDNKKGKYNENLSRELLELFTIGIGNYSENDIKEGARALAGLNYGDDGAVYRKNIEDNSDKTYFGKTGNWKVDDLVDIIFEQKNIPYLITRKILKWFIYDNPSEELVWYYGDYFRKVKFEIEPLLTKIFTEEYKKETSGTKIKDPLVYILQLLDELHVDDLDDGMVMFFLKQQGMDLYNQVNVKGWDGGNSWLTSQIYLQRNNTSDLLCSGRSITRKVLNTVTSDTDKPKTELEKIDVKIDFDPNGNNKTIITELSNRLLFKVNDSMQKDMENLLKYDFDPKEEHANFAVIRLFDYITKLPEYQLI from the coding sequence ATGAAAAAAAGCAATCTTTGGTCGTTACGGTTGGGTTTTTCCGGAAAAGAATCCGATAAAATAGAGAAACTAGGATTAGAAAAATTTCTAAAGCATTCCTATGATTCCAAATTTGATACACAACTTCCTGCTTTTTTAAATGACGATCCTAAAACGCTTCTTGAGCTTAAAGAATTGCGGGAATCTATCAAAACCGCCGATTCTGAATTCAAGAAAAAAGCGCTCAAAAAAGAAATCTATTCTGCCGTTGAACTAAAAAAATGGTGGATTTCTAAAATGCGGAATGATGAATTTCCGTTACGCGAAAATATGGTTTGTTTCTGGCACAATCATTTCGTTTCTACAACCCAAAAAGTAAAAGTCAATTACTGGATTTATCAGCACAATATGATTTTGCGCGAACATGCTTTTGGCAATTTCAAAGAACTTACCAAGCAAATCGTAAGATCGAATGCAATGGTAAAATATCTGGATAATGTCGATAATAAAAAAGGGAAATACAACGAAAACCTAAGCCGTGAATTATTGGAATTATTCACAATTGGCATTGGAAATTATTCTGAAAACGATATCAAAGAAGGTGCAAGAGCTCTGGCCGGATTAAATTACGGAGATGATGGCGCAGTTTACAGAAAAAATATAGAAGATAATAGCGATAAAACCTATTTCGGAAAAACGGGAAACTGGAAAGTGGATGATTTGGTTGATATTATTTTCGAACAAAAAAATATTCCGTATCTCATTACCAGAAAAATTCTAAAATGGTTTATTTATGATAATCCTTCAGAAGAATTGGTGTGGTATTACGGCGATTATTTCAGAAAAGTAAAGTTTGAAATAGAACCGTTATTGACTAAAATTTTTACGGAAGAATATAAAAAAGAAACTTCAGGAACGAAAATCAAAGATCCGTTGGTTTATATTTTACAGCTTTTGGATGAATTGCATGTTGATGATCTTGATGATGGAATGGTTATGTTTTTCCTGAAGCAACAAGGAATGGATTTGTACAATCAGGTAAATGTGAAAGGTTGGGATGGCGGAAATTCCTGGCTAACTTCACAAATCTATTTGCAGCGCAACAATACCTCAGATTTGCTTTGCAGCGGAAGAAGCATTACCAGAAAAGTGCTGAATACAGTGACTTCGGATACGGACAAACCAAAGACAGAATTGGAGAAAATCGATGTAAAAATAGATTTTGATCCTAACGGAAATAACAAAACCATTATTACCGAATTATCGAACCGATTATTATTCAAAGTAAATGATTCGATGCAAAAAGACATGGAGAATTTACTGAAATATGATTTTGATCCAAAAGAGGAGCACGCCAATTTTGCCGTAATACGACTCTTTGATTACATCACGAAACTACCCGAATATCAATTAATTTAG
- the dinD gene encoding DNA damage-inducible protein D: MKNELIKSLTTEFEDYSQKTEAGIEFWFARDIQHLLGYSEWRNFNKVILKAKTSCEITGHLVLDHFVDVNKKVVIGSGTEREIDDIMLTRYACYLIAQNGDPRKEQIAFAQNYFAIQTRKFEEIAKRIDDWERLNARQKLTSSEKELSELIFEKTGNDKDFGIIRSKGDQALFGGKNTLQMKKKLGVPESRPLADFLPTIVIKAKDFAAEITVFNTKDKGLSNESSISSEHVKNNKGVRKLLLDREIIPENLPAEEDIKKLERRVNSETKSIEKNPDKLS; this comes from the coding sequence ATGAAAAATGAATTAATAAAAAGTTTGACTACCGAATTTGAAGATTATTCTCAAAAGACAGAAGCAGGTATAGAATTTTGGTTTGCAAGAGATATTCAGCATCTATTAGGATATTCTGAATGGCGAAATTTTAATAAGGTGATTTTAAAGGCTAAAACTTCTTGTGAAATTACAGGTCATTTAGTTTTAGACCATTTTGTTGATGTCAACAAAAAGGTTGTAATTGGTTCTGGTACAGAAAGGGAGATTGATGACATAATGCTTACAAGATATGCTTGTTATCTTATAGCCCAAAACGGAGATCCTAGAAAAGAGCAAATTGCTTTTGCGCAAAATTATTTTGCTATACAAACAAGAAAGTTTGAAGAGATTGCTAAACGAATTGATGATTGGGAAAGATTAAATGCAAGGCAGAAATTAACTTCATCTGAAAAAGAATTGTCAGAACTTATTTTTGAAAAAACGGGTAATGACAAGGATTTTGGAATTATTAGAAGTAAAGGAGATCAGGCACTTTTTGGAGGCAAAAATACATTGCAGATGAAAAAGAAGTTAGGAGTTCCGGAAAGCAGACCTCTTGCAGATTTTTTACCTACTATTGTTATTAAGGCTAAAGATTTTGCTGCTGAAATTACAGTTTTTAATACAAAAGATAAAGGTTTGTCCAATGAATCAAGTATTTCTTCTGAACATGTTAAGAATAATAAAGGAGTTCGTAAATTACTATTAGATAGAGAAATTATCCCTGAGAATTTACCAGCAGAAGAAGATATAAAAAAGTTAGAGAGAAGAGTTAATTCAGAAACTAAAAGTATTGAAAAGAATCCTGATAAATTGTCTTAA
- a CDS encoding ribonucleoside-diphosphate reductase subunit alpha — translation MYVVKRDGHREPVMFDKITERIKKLCYGLNELVDPVKVAMRVIEGLYDGVSTSELDNLAAETAASMTIAHPDYAQLAARVAISNLHSNTKKSFSETMKDMYLYVNPRNGQDAPLLSDEVFKVIQENSAFLDSHIIYTRDFNYDYFGFKTLERSYLLKINGKIVERPQHMLMRVSVGIHLDDLKSVIETYDLMSKKFFTHATPTLFNAGTPKPQMSSCFLLAMQDDSIDGIYDTLKQTAKISQSAGGIGLSIHNVRATGSYIRGTNGTSNGIVPMLRVFNDTARYVDQGGGKRKGSFAIYIETWHADIFDFLDLKKNTGKEEMRARDLFFAMWTSDLFMKRVQEDASWTLMCPNECPGLYDVYGEEFETMYLDYEFRGKGRKTIRARELWEKILESQIETGTPYMLYKDAANRKSNHKNLGTIRSSNLCTEIMEFTSKDEIAVCNLASISLPMFIENGKFDHEALYNVTKRVTRNLNKVIDRNYYPVKEAENSNLRHRPVGLGVQGLADAFIMLRMPFTSDEAKVLNQEIFETLYFAAVTASMEMAKEEGPYSTFAGSPMSQGEFQYNMWGMKDEELSGRWDWASLRKEVMEHGVRNSLLVAPMPTASTSQILGNNEAFEPYTSNIYTRRVLSGEFIVVNKHLLHDLVDRGLWNETLKQEIMRHNGSVQNIDVIPQDLKELYKTVWEMSMKDIIDMSRQRGYFIDQSQSLNLFMQDANYSKLTSMHFYAWQSGLKTGMYYLRTKSAVDAIKFTLNNDKKEEDAPVTLVPETEAISVEDYKAMLLKAQAAEPDDCEMCGS, via the coding sequence ATGTATGTAGTAAAAAGAGATGGCCACAGAGAGCCCGTAATGTTTGATAAGATTACAGAAAGAATCAAAAAATTGTGTTACGGTTTAAATGAACTTGTAGATCCTGTTAAGGTAGCGATGAGAGTTATCGAAGGATTGTATGATGGGGTTTCAACTTCTGAACTAGATAATCTTGCGGCAGAAACGGCGGCTTCTATGACAATTGCGCATCCTGATTATGCACAATTAGCAGCGCGTGTGGCAATTTCGAACCTACATTCAAATACAAAAAAATCGTTTTCAGAAACGATGAAAGATATGTACTTATACGTAAATCCAAGAAATGGACAAGATGCACCATTACTTTCGGATGAAGTATTCAAGGTAATTCAGGAAAACTCTGCTTTTCTTGATTCTCATATCATTTATACAAGAGATTTTAATTACGATTACTTTGGTTTCAAAACCTTAGAGCGTTCGTATTTGCTAAAAATCAACGGAAAAATCGTCGAAAGACCACAACATATGTTGATGCGTGTTTCGGTTGGTATTCACCTTGATGATTTAAAATCAGTAATTGAAACTTACGATTTAATGTCTAAAAAGTTCTTTACGCATGCAACGCCAACGTTGTTTAATGCCGGAACTCCAAAACCACAAATGTCTTCTTGTTTCCTTTTGGCAATGCAGGATGATAGTATTGATGGTATTTATGATACTTTAAAACAAACGGCTAAAATCTCGCAATCAGCGGGAGGAATTGGTCTTTCTATCCATAACGTTCGTGCAACGGGATCTTATATTCGTGGTACAAACGGAACTTCAAACGGAATCGTACCAATGTTGAGAGTTTTCAACGATACGGCTCGTTACGTAGATCAGGGTGGAGGAAAACGTAAAGGTAGTTTTGCGATTTACATCGAAACATGGCATGCTGATATCTTTGATTTCCTAGATTTAAAGAAAAATACAGGAAAAGAAGAAATGCGTGCAAGAGATTTATTCTTCGCGATGTGGACATCTGATTTATTCATGAAACGTGTACAGGAAGATGCGTCATGGACTTTAATGTGTCCTAACGAATGCCCGGGATTATACGACGTTTACGGAGAAGAATTCGAAACCATGTATTTGGATTATGAATTTAGAGGAAAAGGTAGAAAAACCATTCGTGCACGTGAATTATGGGAGAAAATCCTTGAATCACAAATCGAAACAGGAACGCCTTATATGTTGTACAAAGATGCAGCAAACCGTAAATCGAACCACAAGAATTTAGGAACAATTCGTTCATCTAACTTGTGTACAGAGATTATGGAGTTTACCTCTAAAGATGAAATCGCGGTTTGTAACTTAGCTTCTATTTCGTTACCAATGTTTATTGAAAACGGAAAATTCGATCACGAAGCACTTTACAATGTTACAAAACGTGTAACTCGTAACCTGAACAAAGTAATCGACAGAAATTACTATCCGGTAAAAGAAGCTGAAAATTCTAACTTACGTCACCGTCCGGTAGGATTAGGTGTTCAAGGTTTAGCAGATGCTTTTATCATGTTGCGTATGCCGTTTACTAGTGATGAGGCAAAAGTATTAAATCAGGAGATTTTCGAAACATTATACTTCGCAGCCGTAACCGCTTCTATGGAAATGGCAAAAGAAGAAGGCCCATATTCTACATTTGCAGGTTCTCCAATGTCACAAGGAGAATTTCAATACAATATGTGGGGAATGAAAGATGAAGAATTATCAGGACGTTGGGACTGGGCTTCATTAAGAAAAGAAGTAATGGAACATGGAGTTCGTAACTCATTATTGGTTGCGCCAATGCCAACTGCTTCGACTTCACAAATTCTTGGAAACAACGAAGCTTTCGAACCATACACATCAAACATTTACACACGTCGTGTATTGTCTGGAGAATTTATCGTAGTAAACAAACACTTACTTCACGATTTAGTAGACAGAGGTTTATGGAACGAAACATTGAAACAAGAAATCATGCGTCATAACGGATCAGTTCAAAATATTGATGTGATTCCGCAAGACCTGAAAGAACTATACAAAACAGTTTGGGAAATGTCGATGAAAGACATTATCGATATGTCACGTCAGAGAGGTTATTTCATTGATCAATCACAGTCATTGAACTTGTTCATGCAAGATGCAAACTATTCTAAACTAACGTCAATGCACTTTTACGCTTGGCAATCAGGTTTAAAAACAGGAATGTATTACCTAAGAACAAAATCTGCAGTTGATGCTATTAAATTCACCCTAAACAACGATAAAAAAGAAGAAGATGCTCCGGTAACTTTAGTTCCGGAAACAGAAGCAATCAGCGTTGAGGATTATAAAGCGATGCTTTTAAAAGCACAAGCAGCAGAGCCTGATGATTGTGAAATGTGTGGGTCTTAA
- a CDS encoding ribonucleotide-diphosphate reductase subunit beta, with amino-acid sequence MSQVEPILQENKNRFVIFPIKHHDIWEWYKKMEASFWTAEEIDLHQDLTDWNNKLSDDERYFIKHILAFFAASDGIVNENLAENFVNEVQYAEAKFFYGFQIMMENIHSETYSLLIDTYVKDEAEKAELFNALEVFPAIKKKADWALKWIESDSFAERLIAFAAVEGIFFSGAFCSIYWLKKRGLMPGLTFSNELISRDEGVHCDFAVHLHNHHLINKVPKDRIKEIIVDALDIEREFVTESLPVSLIGMNATLMTQYLEFVADRLLVELGCERVYGSANPFDFMDMISLQGKTNFFEKRVAEYQKSGVMNTDSDAQKISFDADF; translated from the coding sequence ATGTCACAAGTCGAGCCAATATTACAAGAAAATAAAAATCGTTTCGTTATTTTTCCTATCAAACATCATGATATTTGGGAATGGTATAAGAAAATGGAGGCTAGTTTCTGGACTGCTGAAGAAATCGATTTACACCAGGACTTGACAGATTGGAACAATAAACTTAGTGACGACGAAAGATATTTCATTAAACACATATTAGCATTCTTTGCTGCTTCTGACGGAATCGTAAACGAAAATCTTGCTGAGAACTTTGTAAACGAAGTACAATATGCAGAGGCGAAGTTTTTCTATGGTTTTCAGATCATGATGGAAAACATTCACAGCGAAACTTACTCTTTATTAATTGACACTTACGTGAAAGATGAAGCAGAGAAAGCAGAATTGTTTAATGCATTAGAAGTTTTTCCTGCAATTAAGAAAAAAGCAGACTGGGCTTTAAAGTGGATTGAATCTGATTCATTCGCCGAAAGACTAATTGCTTTTGCCGCAGTTGAAGGAATTTTCTTTTCAGGTGCTTTCTGTTCTATTTATTGGTTGAAAAAACGTGGTTTAATGCCAGGTTTAACTTTTTCTAACGAGTTGATTTCCCGTGACGAAGGTGTACACTGTGACTTTGCAGTACACTTACACAATCACCATTTGATCAACAAAGTACCAAAAGACAGAATTAAAGAAATTATTGTTGATGCCTTAGATATCGAAAGAGAATTTGTTACAGAATCACTTCCGGTAAGTTTAATAGGTATGAATGCTACTTTAATGACGCAATACTTAGAATTTGTTGCGGATAGATTATTAGTAGAATTAGGTTGCGAGCGTGTATATGGATCAGCGAATCCGTTTGACTTCATGGACATGATCTCACTTCAGGGAAAAACCAATTTCTTTGAAAAACGTGTTGCCGAGTATCAAAAATCAGGTGTGATGAACACAGATAGCGATGCTCAGAAAATTTCATTCGATGCAGATTTTTAG
- a CDS encoding DUF3109 family protein has translation MFQLGKTIISEDILEKEFVCNLSACKGACCVDGDAGAPLSEEETKILEEIYPKVKPFLRKEGIAAIEAQGTWVKGTDGDLETPLIDEKDCAYVIFDGKTALCGIEQAYNQGIVDWKKPVSCHLYPIRVKDFTEFAAVNYDKWDICDDACSLGKELEVPVYKFVKEALIRRFGQDWYLELEKVAEELKKS, from the coding sequence ATGTTTCAATTAGGAAAAACCATTATTTCAGAAGATATTCTTGAAAAAGAATTTGTGTGCAACTTGTCAGCTTGTAAAGGAGCTTGCTGCGTTGACGGAGATGCGGGTGCGCCATTAAGCGAAGAAGAAACTAAAATCCTTGAAGAAATTTATCCTAAAGTAAAACCATTTTTACGCAAAGAAGGAATTGCCGCTATCGAAGCACAAGGAACCTGGGTAAAAGGAACTGATGGTGATCTTGAAACACCACTGATCGACGAAAAAGATTGCGCTTACGTTATTTTTGATGGGAAAACCGCGCTTTGCGGAATCGAGCAAGCTTATAATCAAGGAATCGTAGACTGGAAAAAACCAGTTTCCTGTCATTTATACCCAATTCGTGTAAAAGATTTTACAGAATTTGCTGCAGTCAATTATGATAAATGGGATATTTGCGATGATGCCTGTTCTTTAGGTAAAGAACTGGAAGTTCCGGTTTATAAATTTGTCAAAGAAGCATTGATTCGCCGCTTTGGTCAGGATTGGTATTTGGAGCTTGAAAAAGTGGCCGAAGAACTTAAAAAATCTTAA
- a CDS encoding MarC family protein, with product MLEIDFKEIITVGMVLFAVIDIVGSIPIIVNLRSKVGHIESEKASIVAGLIMIVFLFVGEGFLSLIGIDVHSFAVAGSFVLFFLALEMILGIRIYRDEEPGSASIVPLAFPLIAGAGTMTTLLSLRSQFHTINIIIAIILNIILVYIVLKSSKKIETLLGENGLGVVRKTFGVILLAIAVKLFAANVKGLFV from the coding sequence ATGTTAGAAATCGACTTTAAAGAAATAATTACTGTTGGAATGGTGCTTTTTGCTGTAATTGATATTGTAGGTTCTATTCCTATTATTGTGAATTTAAGATCTAAAGTTGGACACATCGAATCTGAGAAAGCTTCGATTGTTGCCGGACTTATTATGATTGTCTTTCTTTTTGTTGGAGAAGGCTTCCTGAGTCTTATTGGTATCGATGTACATTCATTTGCCGTCGCAGGTTCGTTTGTATTATTCTTCCTGGCTTTAGAAATGATTTTAGGAATCAGGATTTATCGTGACGAAGAACCGGGATCAGCTTCTATCGTTCCGTTAGCGTTTCCGTTAATTGCCGGAGCGGGAACAATGACTACTTTATTATCGTTACGATCTCAATTTCATACTATTAACATTATTATCGCCATTATCTTAAATATAATATTGGTTTATATTGTTTTAAAATCTTCTAAAAAAATCGAAACTTTATTAGGAGAAAACGGACTTGGCGTGGTTCGCAAGACATTTGGAGTGATACTTTTAGCGATTGCTGTTAAATTATTTGCTGCTAATGTTAAAGGTTTGTTCGTCTAA
- a CDS encoding FAD-dependent oxidoreductase translates to MFDVLIIGGGVSGMSCALVLGSAKNKAFVTDKKIGIFTHQKNSSLQEAIFYNAYGITPGKLGSDLLTESTQDLSMTYPHITQIANEKVIKVEGTYPEFTVTTNKNSYQTKNIVVGIGSANTFDIDGLIQYIEPHKKALPEKQRIQLKNDDHKVTDGIYVIGTLAGWRSQLAIAAGSGAAVATDILTLWNNGVQTHSHDSIR, encoded by the coding sequence ATGTTTGACGTTTTAATTATTGGCGGAGGTGTTTCAGGTATGTCTTGTGCCCTCGTTTTAGGATCTGCCAAAAACAAAGCTTTTGTTACCGATAAAAAAATCGGAATTTTTACACATCAAAAAAATTCTTCTTTACAAGAAGCAATTTTCTACAATGCTTATGGCATAACGCCAGGCAAATTAGGATCTGATTTGCTTACAGAAAGTACGCAGGATTTATCTATGACTTATCCGCACATTACACAGATCGCAAATGAAAAGGTAATAAAAGTAGAAGGCACTTATCCTGAATTTACTGTTACTACAAACAAAAATTCCTACCAAACAAAAAATATCGTTGTCGGGATTGGTTCTGCCAATACTTTTGACATCGACGGTTTGATACAATACATCGAACCACATAAAAAAGCATTACCCGAAAAACAACGTATTCAGCTTAAAAACGACGATCATAAAGTAACCGACGGTATTTATGTTATTGGAACTTTAGCGGGCTGGAGAAGCCAACTGGCAATTGCTGCCGGAAGCGGCGCTGCTGTTGCAACAGATATTCTTACTTTATGGAATAACGGCGTACAAACTCATTCGCACGATAGTATTCGATAA